Proteins from one Desulfocurvus vexinensis DSM 17965 genomic window:
- a CDS encoding hemolysin family protein: protein MLDLILAVGLAVGVSFFCSVAEAVLLSVPWSRIEQLRKAGRPAGNILYALRSDVDRPIAAVLTLNTVAHTVGAAVAGAAAARVFGPEHMALFATAFTVVVLVFSEILPKTMGILYAGPLAAVLAKPLQILVWVFSPVIFLLGFLSRMLQRKAAGPRHTEEDIAALVSLTRRSGVLKAYEERSIKNILSLDRKVVHEIMTPRTVVFSVPAQTTVSQARAQGNLWPYSRVPVFADGDPENIVGVVYRREVLQAQAEDRDGLRMADLMKPARFVQESLTLDRLLVKFLDSRMHLFIVLDEYGGVGGVVSLEDVLEEILGKEIVDETDEVVDTRALARQRSEHLADGPDGRDGN from the coding sequence ATGCTCGATCTGATCCTCGCCGTGGGGCTGGCCGTGGGTGTCTCCTTTTTCTGTTCGGTGGCCGAGGCTGTGCTGTTGTCGGTACCCTGGAGCCGCATCGAGCAGCTGCGCAAGGCCGGACGCCCCGCGGGCAATATCCTCTACGCCCTGCGCTCGGACGTGGACAGGCCCATCGCCGCCGTGCTGACCCTGAACACCGTGGCCCACACGGTGGGCGCGGCGGTGGCCGGGGCGGCTGCGGCGCGGGTGTTCGGGCCGGAACACATGGCGCTGTTCGCCACGGCCTTCACCGTGGTCGTGCTGGTGTTCTCGGAGATATTGCCCAAGACCATGGGCATCCTCTACGCCGGGCCCCTGGCCGCCGTGCTGGCCAAGCCTTTGCAGATCCTGGTGTGGGTGTTCAGTCCGGTGATCTTCCTGCTGGGGTTCTTGTCCCGGATGCTGCAACGCAAGGCCGCCGGGCCCCGGCACACGGAAGAGGACATCGCCGCGCTGGTCAGCCTCACGCGGCGCTCGGGAGTGCTCAAGGCCTACGAGGAGCGTTCCATCAAGAACATCCTGAGCCTGGACCGCAAGGTGGTGCACGAGATCATGACCCCGCGCACGGTGGTCTTCTCGGTGCCCGCGCAGACCACGGTCAGCCAGGCCCGGGCCCAGGGCAACCTCTGGCCCTACAGCCGGGTGCCGGTGTTTGCCGACGGCGACCCGGAAAACATCGTCGGCGTGGTCTACCGCCGCGAGGTGCTCCAGGCCCAGGCCGAGGACCGCGACGGCCTGCGCATGGCCGACCTGATGAAGCCCGCGCGTTTTGTCCAGGAGAGCTTGACGCTGGACAGGCTGCTGGTAAAATTCCTGGACTCGCGGATGCACCTGTTCATCGTTTTGGACGAGTACGGCGGCGTGGGCGGCGTGGTGTCGCTCGAAGACGTGCTCGAAGAGATACTGGGCAAGGAGATCGTGGACGAGACCGACGAGGTCGTCGATACGCGCGCCCTGGCCCGGCAACGCAGCGAACATCTTGCCGACGGCCCGGATGGCCGCGACGGGAACTGA
- a CDS encoding cytochrome c maturation protein CcmE, with protein sequence MAKKSNAGIYAAALALLVGGLGWLIFSGVSESSVYFVNVSEALALPEGELKNARLFGVVDGADLIGGPGTMGATFRLLDKDDTTRAIMVSYSGAVPDTFKPGVEVIVEGGLAPGEHAFTARTLMTKCPSKYQKIRDEEKAEQARTS encoded by the coding sequence ATGGCCAAAAAAAGCAATGCAGGCATCTATGCCGCCGCCCTGGCCCTGCTGGTGGGCGGGCTGGGCTGGCTGATCTTCTCGGGCGTGTCCGAGAGCAGCGTGTATTTCGTCAACGTGTCCGAGGCCCTGGCCCTGCCCGAGGGCGAGCTGAAGAACGCCCGGCTGTTCGGCGTGGTGGACGGGGCGGACCTCATCGGCGGGCCCGGCACCATGGGCGCCACCTTCCGCCTGCTGGACAAGGACGACACCACCCGGGCCATCATGGTCTCCTACTCCGGCGCGGTGCCCGACACCTTCAAGCCCGGGGTGGAGGTCATCGTCGAGGGCGGGCTGGCCCCCGGGGAGCACGCCTTCACCGCGCGCACCCTGATGACCAAATGCCCCTCCAAGTACCAGAAGATCCGCGACGAGGAGAAGGCCGAGCAGGCCCGGACATCCTGA
- a CDS encoding heme lyase CcmF/NrfE family subunit, whose translation MQTLGFFCLVAAMLATLAAGAVAAWAALAAPGDDSRAASVRWAERGHGVALALIVLASAVLLRALVGRDFSFQYVASYTDQFLPLFYAVTAFWAGQAGSFLFWLLCVAVMGWVFLATPAYRRLSPRAKALFWLMHCAVQVFFLLVLTGPTNPFLILSPAPADGNGLNPLLRNPGMVFHPPLLFIGYAGFTVPACLALAAWLDGDAEGWLTGARNWALVSWAFLTAGIVLGAWWAYMELGWGGYWAWDPVENASLLPWLGATAFLHTAVIQARRGSLQRSNVFLAVFTLLLCFFATYVVRSGVIDSLHAFGDGGVGGVLLVFQMALAAVAVGAPLLASNAGARPLDEFLSRPGFLVAAAWLLLATALVIFLGTMWPVISHLWSPSPVGLDAGFYNRVCLPLFTAMAVFLVFCPWMGWKGGVRDKRLFIAVGVSLIPAGMFFYAVGVRMALPLIAASAAVSCLAGIAALFATQAHMRASRFSWGAYGVHVGVALMVLGVAFSGPYAQSVEVRLEQGGSASLNGYDFTYTGGQESSTNAMAKFQAVVEVSREGRAVGTLRPERRVYRNFERQAFSEVSVIPGLGDELYSTVLAHDQSGAATLKLAVNPLVNWVWIGGTIMSLIPFIALGRRR comes from the coding sequence ATGCAGACCCTGGGATTCTTTTGTCTGGTCGCGGCCATGCTCGCCACCCTGGCCGCCGGGGCCGTGGCCGCCTGGGCCGCCCTGGCCGCCCCCGGCGACGACAGCCGCGCGGCATCGGTGCGCTGGGCCGAGCGCGGCCACGGCGTGGCCCTGGCGCTCATCGTGCTGGCCTCGGCGGTGCTGCTGCGCGCCCTGGTCGGCCGCGACTTTTCCTTCCAGTATGTGGCTTCGTACACCGACCAGTTCCTGCCGCTGTTCTACGCCGTGACGGCCTTCTGGGCCGGGCAGGCCGGGTCGTTCCTGTTCTGGCTGCTGTGCGTGGCGGTCATGGGCTGGGTGTTCCTGGCCACGCCCGCCTACCGGCGGCTGTCGCCGCGCGCCAAGGCCCTGTTCTGGCTCATGCACTGCGCGGTGCAGGTCTTCTTCCTGCTGGTGCTCACCGGGCCGACCAACCCGTTTCTGATCCTCTCCCCGGCCCCGGCGGACGGCAACGGCCTGAACCCGCTGCTGCGCAACCCGGGCATGGTCTTCCATCCGCCGCTGCTCTTCATCGGCTACGCGGGCTTCACCGTGCCCGCCTGCCTGGCCCTGGCCGCGTGGCTGGACGGCGACGCCGAGGGCTGGCTCACGGGGGCGCGCAACTGGGCCCTGGTGTCCTGGGCCTTCCTCACGGCGGGCATCGTGCTCGGCGCGTGGTGGGCCTACATGGAGCTGGGCTGGGGCGGCTACTGGGCCTGGGACCCGGTGGAGAACGCCTCGCTGCTGCCCTGGCTGGGGGCCACGGCCTTCCTGCACACGGCGGTGATCCAGGCCCGGCGCGGTTCGTTGCAGCGGTCCAACGTCTTTCTGGCCGTCTTCACGCTGCTGCTGTGCTTTTTTGCCACCTACGTGGTGCGCAGCGGGGTCATCGACTCGCTGCACGCCTTCGGCGACGGCGGCGTGGGCGGGGTGCTCCTGGTGTTCCAGATGGCCCTGGCGGCGGTGGCCGTGGGCGCGCCCCTGCTGGCCTCCAACGCGGGCGCCCGGCCCCTGGACGAATTCCTGTCGCGCCCGGGCTTCCTGGTGGCGGCGGCCTGGCTGCTGCTGGCCACGGCGCTGGTCATCTTCCTGGGCACCATGTGGCCGGTGATCTCGCACCTGTGGAGCCCGAGCCCCGTGGGCCTGGACGCCGGGTTCTACAACCGCGTGTGCCTGCCGCTGTTCACGGCCATGGCCGTGTTCCTGGTCTTCTGCCCCTGGATGGGCTGGAAGGGCGGGGTGCGCGACAAGCGGCTGTTCATCGCCGTGGGCGTCTCGCTCATCCCGGCGGGCATGTTCTTCTACGCCGTGGGCGTGCGCATGGCCCTGCCGCTCATCGCCGCCTCGGCGGCGGTGTCGTGTCTGGCGGGCATCGCGGCGCTGTTTGCCACCCAGGCGCACATGCGCGCCAGCCGCTTCTCGTGGGGCGCGTACGGCGTGCATGTGGGCGTGGCGCTGATGGTCCTGGGCGTGGCCTTCTCGGGGCCCTACGCCCAGAGCGTGGAGGTCCGCCTGGAGCAGGGCGGCTCGGCCAGCCTGAACGGCTACGACTTCACCTACACGGGCGGGCAGGAGTCCTCCACCAACGCCATGGCCAAGTTCCAGGCCGTGGTGGAGGTCAGCCGCGAGGGCCGCGCCGTGGGCACCCTGCGCCCCGAGCGCCGCGTGTACCGCAACTTCGAACGCCAGGCGTTCTCCGAGGTCTCGGTCATCCCGGGCCTGGGCGACGAGCTGTACTCCACCGTGCTGGCCCACGACCAGTCCGGCGCGGCGACCCTCAAGCTGGCGGTGAACCCGCTGGTGAACTGGGTCTGGATCGGCGGGACGATCATGTCCCTCATCCCGTTCATCGCCCTGGGCCGCAGGAGATAG
- the ccmA gene encoding heme ABC exporter ATP-binding protein CcmA yields MLLRLSEVAKFHGPRLVFRKLSFELGAGLVLLVVGPNGAGKSTLLRIMAGLSRPTAGAVDLGCPAGAVGYVGHQTFIYPRLTALENLRFWARLYGLDAGDAALAAALERVGLERAAHEMAGNFSRGMAQRLSLARAFLPQPQLLFLDEPGTGLDQRSLGVLHAEIAAARGRGAAVVWVSHDVAGDLPRADLVLALEGGGCAYFGPARDFTPAGALCAAAAEGAA; encoded by the coding sequence GTGCTGCTGCGCCTGTCCGAGGTGGCCAAATTCCACGGGCCCAGGCTCGTCTTCCGCAAGCTCTCCTTCGAGCTGGGGGCGGGGCTGGTGCTGCTGGTGGTGGGGCCCAACGGGGCGGGCAAGTCCACGCTGCTGCGCATCATGGCCGGGCTGTCGCGGCCCACGGCGGGCGCCGTGGACCTGGGCTGCCCCGCCGGGGCCGTGGGCTATGTGGGGCACCAGACCTTCATCTACCCGCGCCTGACGGCCCTGGAGAACCTGCGTTTCTGGGCGCGGCTCTACGGGCTGGACGCGGGCGACGCGGCCCTGGCGGCGGCCCTGGAGCGGGTCGGCCTGGAGCGCGCGGCCCACGAGATGGCCGGGAACTTCTCGCGCGGCATGGCCCAGCGGCTGTCCCTGGCGCGGGCCTTCCTGCCGCAGCCGCAGCTGCTGTTCCTCGACGAGCCCGGCACCGGGCTGGACCAGCGCAGCCTGGGCGTGCTGCACGCCGAGATCGCGGCGGCGCGCGGGCGCGGGGCCGCAGTGGTCTGGGTCAGCCACGACGTGGCGGGCGACCTGCCCCGGGCGGACCTGGTGCTGGCCCTGGAGGGCGGCGGCTGCGCCTACTTCGGCCCGGCGCGGGACTTCACGCCCGCCGGGGCCTTGTGCGCGGCGGCGGCGGAGGGCGCGGCATGA
- a CDS encoding heme exporter protein CcmB, with the protein MIRAALTIARKDLRLVLGGGVGLAQPVLLGLLLIFVFSLSRPPGELVPAQAAAGIFWLASLFAMVLVFNTLYALEEQAGARLALVLAPVPVHAVWLGKALAGLALLLIAQAVFFPAAVAFLGQGVRGGAGQALLGLALADWGVVVLGALLGALAQGQATRESLLTLLLFPLLVPLLLAGIKIFAACFAGDGAEVSAWLGLAGAFDALFTGAALILFPFVYGGEE; encoded by the coding sequence ATGATCCGCGCGGCGCTGACCATCGCCCGCAAGGACCTGCGCCTGGTGCTCGGCGGCGGGGTGGGGCTGGCCCAGCCGGTGTTGCTGGGGCTTCTGCTCATCTTCGTCTTCAGCCTGTCGCGCCCGCCCGGGGAGCTGGTGCCGGCCCAGGCGGCGGCGGGCATCTTCTGGCTGGCCTCGCTGTTCGCCATGGTGCTGGTGTTCAACACGCTCTACGCCTTGGAGGAGCAGGCCGGGGCGCGGCTGGCCCTGGTGCTGGCGCCGGTGCCGGTCCACGCCGTGTGGCTGGGCAAGGCCCTGGCCGGGCTGGCCCTGCTGCTCATCGCCCAGGCGGTGTTCTTTCCGGCGGCGGTGGCCTTCCTGGGCCAGGGGGTGCGCGGCGGCGCCGGGCAGGCCCTGCTGGGGCTGGCCCTGGCGGACTGGGGCGTGGTGGTGCTCGGCGCGCTGCTGGGCGCCCTGGCCCAGGGTCAGGCCACGCGCGAGTCGCTGCTCACGCTGCTGCTGTTTCCGCTGCTGGTGCCGCTGCTTTTGGCGGGCATCAAGATTTTCGCGGCCTGCTTCGCGGGCGACGGCGCCGAGGTCTCGGCCTGGCTGGGCCTGGCCGGAGCCTTCGACGCCCTGTTCACCGGCGCGGCGCTGATCCTGTTCCCGTTCGTGTATGGCGGGGAGGAGTAG
- a CDS encoding NYN domain-containing protein, which yields MKLAVLIDADNAQATKVGALLDEIALYGVASVKRAYGDWTTPNLKGWKDVLHEFAIQPVQQFAYTQGKNSTDAAMIIDAMDLLHAGTFDGFCIVSSDSDYTRLATRIREQGLTVYGFGEKKTPKPFVQACDKFVYTEILNKEGQIGPGDAIARPLDFADKRGLDKQLIGVLKAAVAGRSNDDGWSHLAPVGDQLAKTMPDFDPRNYGYSKLSQLFSALKAFELRVEGEAARQQMYVRIKPE from the coding sequence ATGAAACTGGCTGTGCTCATCGACGCAGACAACGCCCAGGCCACCAAGGTTGGGGCTCTGCTGGACGAGATCGCCCTCTACGGGGTGGCCAGCGTCAAGCGGGCCTACGGTGACTGGACCACACCCAACCTCAAGGGCTGGAAGGACGTGTTGCATGAGTTCGCCATACAGCCAGTTCAGCAGTTCGCCTATACTCAGGGCAAGAACTCCACGGACGCGGCCATGATTATCGACGCCATGGACCTGCTCCACGCTGGCACATTCGATGGATTCTGCATCGTGTCCAGCGACAGCGACTACACGCGGCTGGCCACGCGCATCCGTGAGCAGGGCTTGACGGTCTACGGCTTCGGGGAGAAGAAAACGCCCAAGCCTTTCGTCCAGGCTTGCGATAAGTTCGTGTATACAGAAATATTGAACAAGGAAGGGCAGATAGGACCGGGGGATGCGATCGCCCGCCCCCTGGACTTCGCCGACAAGCGCGGCCTGGACAAGCAATTGATTGGGGTTCTTAAGGCGGCGGTGGCTGGGCGCTCTAATGATGACGGTTGGAGTCATCTGGCTCCGGTTGGCGACCAGTTGGCCAAGACCATGCCGGACTTCGACCCGCGTAATTATGGCTACTCGAAATTGAGCCAGCTCTTTTCCGCCCTGAAGGCGTTCGAACTGCGCGTGGAGGGCGAGGCGGCCCGGCAGCAAATGTATGTGAGGATCAAACCGGAGTGA
- the ccsA gene encoding cytochrome c biogenesis protein CcsA has protein sequence MGANSLKPGDWQAPVAVAAAVALCAAQYFVWVHAPVELTMGPVQKIFYFHIALAWWALFSFFVVFAAGVGYLARRSPGLDFWAGAAAEVGVLFSGLALVLGMLWGRAAWGVWWTWDPRLTTTLIMWFVYCGYLVLRASGIGGERRALVCAVVGIVAFVDVPLVFLSARMWRSIHPSVLGRQGGGLEPEMLTAMFVCLGAFGLLWLAVTGLRARQMRTAEALDALARENAASFH, from the coding sequence GTGGGCGCAAATTCGTTGAAACCGGGCGACTGGCAGGCCCCCGTGGCCGTGGCCGCCGCCGTGGCCCTGTGCGCGGCGCAGTATTTCGTGTGGGTCCATGCGCCGGTGGAGCTGACCATGGGCCCGGTGCAGAAGATCTTCTATTTCCACATCGCCCTGGCGTGGTGGGCCCTGTTCAGCTTCTTCGTGGTCTTCGCCGCCGGGGTGGGCTACCTGGCGCGGCGCAGCCCGGGGCTGGACTTCTGGGCCGGGGCCGCCGCCGAGGTGGGCGTGCTGTTCTCGGGGCTGGCCCTGGTGCTGGGCATGCTCTGGGGCCGCGCGGCCTGGGGCGTGTGGTGGACCTGGGACCCCCGGCTGACCACCACGCTGATCATGTGGTTCGTCTACTGCGGCTACCTTGTGCTGCGGGCCTCGGGCATCGGCGGCGAGCGGCGCGCCCTGGTCTGCGCCGTGGTGGGCATCGTGGCCTTCGTGGACGTGCCGCTGGTGTTCCTCTCCGCGCGCATGTGGCGCAGCATCCACCCCTCGGTGCTGGGCCGCCAGGGCGGCGGGCTGGAGCCCGAGATGCTCACGGCCATGTTCGTCTGCCTGGGGGCCTTCGGGCTTTTGTGGCTGGCCGTGACCGGCCTGCGCGCCCGGCAGATGCGCACCGCCGAGGCCCTGGACGCCCTGGCCCGCGAAAACGCCGCCTCGTTTCATTAA
- a CDS encoding CcmD family protein: MDYQTYLLSANVAVWLGIGGYLLLLGARQRHMETRIMQMERLRDGE, encoded by the coding sequence ATGGACTACCAGACCTACCTGCTTTCGGCCAACGTGGCCGTGTGGCTGGGCATCGGCGGCTACCTGCTGCTGCTGGGCGCCCGCCAGCGGCACATGGAGACGCGCATCATGCAGATGGAGCGGTTGCGCGATGGCGAGTAA
- a CDS encoding tetratricopeptide repeat protein codes for MASKARTKAPRDGKPQASPQAAAPAGGGASGGVKLVVGFVAAGLVAMFLWSFAYRVDNPSLVQAPRQPQAQADDHDHEQQGDEAGMKMIATLMQRLQENPNDVDTLAILGEQFMRMQQWERASQLLERALVVAPGNIDVLSMLGICDFNREKYRESADKFETILELAPQNMMARYNLGILYGHFLKDAAKAREFLQAVADAPDVDEQTRQQARDEIANLK; via the coding sequence ATGGCGAGTAAGGCACGCACCAAGGCCCCGCGCGACGGCAAGCCCCAGGCCAGCCCGCAGGCCGCCGCCCCCGCCGGGGGCGGCGCCTCCGGCGGCGTGAAACTCGTGGTCGGCTTCGTGGCCGCCGGGCTGGTGGCCATGTTCCTGTGGTCCTTCGCCTACCGGGTGGACAATCCCTCCCTGGTGCAGGCTCCGCGCCAGCCCCAGGCCCAGGCCGACGACCACGACCACGAGCAGCAGGGCGACGAGGCGGGCATGAAGATGATCGCCACCCTCATGCAGCGCCTGCAGGAAAACCCCAACGACGTGGACACCCTGGCCATCCTGGGCGAGCAGTTCATGCGCATGCAGCAGTGGGAGCGGGCCAGCCAGCTCCTGGAGCGCGCCCTGGTTGTGGCCCCGGGCAATATCGATGTCCTGAGCATGCTGGGGATCTGCGACTTCAACCGCGAGAAGTACCGCGAGTCCGCCGACAAGTTCGAGACCATCCTTGAACTGGCGCCGCAGAACATGATGGCCCGCTACAACCTGGGCATCCTCTACGGGCACTTCCTGAAAGACGCGGCCAAGGCCCGGGAGTTCCTCCAGGCCGTGGCCGATGCGCCCGACGTGGACGAGCAGACCCGCCAGCAGGCCCGCGACGAGATTGCGAACCTGAAGTAG
- a CDS encoding ABC transporter substrate-binding protein, translating into MKFGWSKAVLLACVIALMSAPAYAKTIKIACASPFSGPAAAYGDNVKAGVTMKVEEINAAGGIGGAQVEVVWMDELCDPKEANTVASKIARDEEIVGIVGHLCSSAHLAALPTYTRTGIAAISPTATNVAISDQNKDRKGLVWSFRDVYRDDFQGKFLARYAKEVLNVTKVAVFYENNDYGIGLKDAFVGEAKALGLSIVGEEAYVKGTPDFTPQLTKLKAAEPDGIFLSGYYNEGALIASQAKKIGLDVLKFGADGFDNMDYIKLAGDAAEGTYITTPFLASEAGPEAQKFLADFKARYNRDVDYMSANAYDAAGILLLAIEKAGADRAKIREYMAGMNSPEKGYTGVSGLTYFDEHGDAQKPAFVKVVKNGEMLPAQQLK; encoded by the coding sequence ATGAAATTTGGATGGTCCAAAGCTGTCCTGCTGGCCTGCGTGATCGCCCTGATGAGCGCTCCCGCCTACGCGAAAACCATCAAGATCGCCTGCGCCTCGCCCTTCTCGGGCCCGGCGGCGGCCTACGGCGACAACGTCAAGGCCGGCGTGACCATGAAGGTGGAAGAGATCAACGCCGCCGGCGGCATCGGCGGCGCCCAGGTCGAGGTCGTGTGGATGGACGAGCTGTGCGACCCCAAGGAAGCCAACACCGTGGCCTCCAAGATCGCGCGTGACGAGGAGATCGTGGGCATCGTCGGCCACCTGTGCTCCTCGGCCCACCTGGCCGCCCTGCCCACCTACACCCGCACGGGCATCGCCGCCATCTCCCCCACCGCCACCAACGTCGCCATTTCCGACCAGAACAAGGACCGCAAGGGCCTGGTGTGGTCGTTCCGCGATGTGTACCGCGACGATTTCCAGGGCAAGTTCCTGGCGCGCTACGCCAAGGAAGTCCTGAACGTGACCAAGGTCGCCGTGTTCTACGAGAACAACGACTACGGCATCGGCCTCAAGGACGCCTTCGTGGGCGAAGCCAAGGCCCTGGGCCTGTCCATCGTCGGCGAGGAAGCCTACGTCAAGGGCACCCCGGACTTCACCCCGCAGTTGACCAAGCTCAAGGCCGCCGAGCCCGACGGCATCTTCCTGTCCGGCTACTACAACGAGGGCGCGCTCATCGCCTCCCAGGCCAAGAAGATCGGCCTGGACGTGCTGAAGTTCGGCGCCGACGGCTTCGACAACATGGACTACATCAAGCTGGCTGGCGACGCCGCCGAGGGCACCTACATCACCACGCCCTTCCTGGCTTCCGAGGCCGGTCCCGAGGCCCAGAAGTTCCTGGCGGACTTCAAGGCCCGCTACAACCGCGATGTTGACTACATGAGCGCCAACGCTTATGACGCCGCTGGCATCCTTCTGCTGGCCATCGAAAAGGCCGGGGCCGACCGCGCCAAGATCCGCGAGTACATGGCCGGGATGAACAGCCCCGAGAAGGGCTACACCGGCGTGTCCGGCCTGACCTACTTCGACGAGCACGGCGACGCCCAGAAGCCCGCCTTCGTGAAGGTGGTCAAGAACGGGGAGATGCTCCCCGCCCAGCAGCTCAAGTAG
- a CDS encoding branched-chain amino acid ABC transporter permease: MLEQLLPQLVNGLTLGVIYALIAVGYTMVYGVIELINFAHGEVYMFGAFLCVTFITAVGMPFYLAIVAAMLCCAAIGMFLDLVAYKPLRKAPRLAALITAIGMSIFLQNLAMVIWGSRPLPFVQEAVPAYLNETALSFSGVYLTWLQLFIFGVTTTMMIGLMLIITRTRIGTAMRALAQNKTAASLMGINVNFVIAFTFALGSAMGAVAGILVSVYYNSLYPTMGYVAGVKAFAAAVLGGIGSVPGAMLGGIVLGVAEALGAGYVSSLYRDGVAYAVMIAVIIFRPSGLLGKAVIDKA; this comes from the coding sequence GTGCTCGAACAGCTTCTCCCGCAACTGGTCAACGGCCTGACGCTGGGCGTGATCTACGCGCTCATCGCCGTGGGCTACACCATGGTCTACGGCGTCATCGAGCTGATCAACTTCGCCCACGGCGAGGTCTACATGTTCGGCGCCTTCTTGTGCGTGACGTTCATCACCGCCGTGGGCATGCCCTTCTACCTGGCCATCGTGGCGGCCATGCTCTGCTGCGCGGCCATCGGCATGTTCCTGGACCTGGTGGCCTACAAGCCCCTGCGCAAGGCCCCGCGCCTGGCGGCGCTCATCACGGCCATCGGCATGTCCATCTTCTTGCAGAACCTGGCCATGGTCATCTGGGGCAGCCGCCCGCTGCCCTTCGTGCAGGAGGCCGTGCCCGCCTATCTGAACGAGACGGCCCTGTCCTTCTCCGGGGTCTACCTGACCTGGTTGCAGCTGTTCATCTTCGGCGTGACCACGACCATGATGATCGGGTTGATGCTCATCATCACCCGCACGCGCATCGGCACGGCCATGCGCGCCCTGGCCCAGAACAAGACTGCGGCCTCGCTCATGGGCATCAACGTCAACTTCGTCATCGCCTTCACCTTCGCCCTGGGCTCGGCCATGGGCGCTGTGGCGGGCATCCTGGTGTCGGTCTACTACAACTCGCTGTACCCGACCATGGGCTACGTGGCGGGGGTCAAGGCCTTCGCGGCGGCGGTGCTGGGGGGCATCGGCTCGGTGCCGGGGGCCATGCTGGGGGGCATCGTGCTCGGCGTGGCCGAGGCCCTGGGCGCGGGCTACGTGTCGTCGCTGTACCGCGACGGCGTGGCCTACGCGGTCATGATCGCGGTGATCATTTTCCGACCCTCGGGCCTGCTCGGCAAGGCCGTCATCGACAAGGCCTAG
- a CDS encoding branched-chain amino acid ABC transporter permease, which translates to MGKFKPLLGVLAVGLAAYPLLPFANEYLLHVMTLVMIYMVLAMGLNIVPGFCGLLDLGFVGFYGIGAYTAGLLTVHYGVSFWLIVPLAALNGALWGVLLGAPTLRLTGDYFAIVTFGFSELVVLFLTNEIWLTRGPLGLPGIDPVNVNLEFLNPDWFWEFQGEVPYFYLAVLMVLLVYFVLRRVEDSRLGRAWFAIREDPLAAASCGVDILTYKVIAFAISAGIGAVGGAFFARWQLFLSPDMFKFWESFLVLCMVVLGGLGNIHGALIGAVIMVCLGEVLREVLYVAGLPPEVRFLFYGLIMVLIMRFKPAGFFPAIAATAKSNPLLVALAARIEKTYGGRRESHS; encoded by the coding sequence ATGGGCAAATTCAAACCGCTTCTCGGCGTCCTGGCCGTGGGGCTGGCGGCCTACCCGCTGCTGCCCTTCGCCAACGAGTATCTGCTGCACGTCATGACCCTGGTCATGATCTACATGGTCCTGGCCATGGGCCTGAATATCGTGCCTGGCTTCTGTGGCCTGCTGGACCTGGGCTTCGTCGGCTTCTACGGCATCGGCGCCTATACGGCGGGCCTGCTCACGGTGCACTACGGCGTGAGCTTCTGGCTCATCGTGCCCCTGGCGGCCTTGAACGGCGCGCTGTGGGGCGTTTTGCTCGGCGCGCCGACTCTGCGCCTGACCGGCGACTATTTCGCCATCGTCACCTTCGGCTTCTCGGAGCTGGTGGTGCTGTTCTTGACCAACGAGATCTGGCTCACGCGCGGGCCCCTGGGCCTGCCGGGCATCGATCCGGTGAACGTGAACCTGGAGTTCCTGAACCCGGACTGGTTCTGGGAGTTCCAGGGCGAGGTGCCCTATTTCTACCTCGCCGTGCTCATGGTCCTGCTGGTCTATTTCGTGCTGCGCCGGGTGGAGGATTCGCGCCTGGGCCGGGCCTGGTTCGCCATCCGCGAGGACCCGCTGGCCGCAGCCAGCTGCGGGGTGGACATCCTGACCTACAAGGTCATCGCCTTTGCCATCTCGGCGGGCATCGGCGCCGTGGGCGGCGCGTTCTTCGCCCGCTGGCAGCTGTTCCTCTCGCCGGACATGTTCAAGTTCTGGGAGTCGTTCCTGGTTCTTTGCATGGTGGTGCTGGGCGGGCTGGGCAACATCCACGGCGCGCTCATCGGCGCGGTGATCATGGTCTGCCTGGGCGAGGTGCTGCGCGAGGTGCTCTACGTGGCCGGGCTGCCGCCCGAGGTGCGCTTCCTGTTCTACGGGCTGATCATGGTCCTTATCATGCGCTTCAAGCCCGCAGGGTTCTTCCCGGCCATCGCGGCCACGGCCAAGAGCAACCCGCTGCTGGTGGCCCTGGCCGCGCGCATCGAAAAGACGTACGGAGGGCGCCGTGAATCCCATTCTTAA